The following are encoded in a window of Mycobacterium sp. ELW1 genomic DNA:
- a CDS encoding TetR/AcrR family transcriptional regulator gives MLAVSGGYEAVHVRAVAAQVGIGVSTLYRYFPSKIHLLVSALTREFQEFGNSRDWTVTASTPRERLRLLVDCLHTEWQPRPALDRGGDARLRPRRPHRRRSHR, from the coding sequence ATGCTGGCAGTTAGCGGCGGTTACGAGGCTGTGCACGTTCGCGCGGTGGCCGCGCAGGTCGGAATCGGCGTCAGCACGCTGTACCGGTACTTCCCCTCCAAGATCCACCTCTTGGTGTCGGCGTTGACCCGCGAGTTCCAAGAGTTTGGAAACAGCCGCGATTGGACCGTCACCGCGTCGACACCGCGCGAACGCCTTCGCTTGCTCGTCGACTGCCTGCACACCGAATGGCAACCAAGACCCGCGCTTGACCGAGGCGGTGACGCGCGCCTTCGTCCTCGCCGACCACACCGCCGCCGCAGCCACCGATGA
- a CDS encoding NUDIX domain-containing protein, which translates to MARTDYYNDPHAPAANSVVPSTTAVVTDSHDRIVLIRRRDNNLWALPGGAMELGESIVDAAVREVKEETGLDVEISGLIGVYTNPRHVMAYADGEVRQQFSLCFTTRLLGGQLRVDSESTDIAWTSPGELASLDVHPSMRLRIQHYLQRRDSPYLG; encoded by the coding sequence ATGGCCCGGACCGACTACTACAACGATCCCCACGCGCCAGCCGCAAACAGTGTGGTGCCCTCCACTACCGCCGTCGTCACCGATTCACATGATCGCATCGTGCTAATTCGCCGCCGCGACAATAACCTTTGGGCATTGCCGGGTGGCGCAATGGAATTGGGCGAATCCATCGTCGACGCGGCGGTTCGTGAAGTGAAAGAGGAAACCGGTCTCGACGTCGAGATCAGCGGACTCATCGGCGTCTACACCAATCCTCGCCACGTTATGGCCTACGCCGACGGTGAAGTCCGTCAACAGTTCTCGCTGTGCTTCACCACCCGGCTGCTCGGTGGACAGTTGCGAGTCGACTCGGAAAGCACCGACATCGCCTGGACGTCACCAGGCGAACTTGCATCTTTGGACGTCCACCCCTCGATGCGGCTGCGCATTCAGCACTACCTTCAACGCCGCGACAGCCCATACCTCGGGTAG
- a CDS encoding helix-turn-helix domain-containing protein → MSEKGFSEARLATAAGVDVKTVGRWVRGESLPQAVNARATADALGCDPQTLWPDIFPTLRPPGTGTVAVSVYRSRADVPVAVWTQLFGGAAEQIDILVYGGTFLFDGIPRFCSTLAVAAERGVAIRFIVGDPDCAAVSQRGEEETIGSVLAARCQITLARLASLADAPGLEVRTHATPLYTSMFRADNTLIANPHLYGAPASDNPVLFIRRDDAPELWRDHQLSFERVWNTAQPLPTHA, encoded by the coding sequence ATGAGTGAAAAGGGTTTCAGCGAAGCCAGACTCGCAACAGCCGCCGGTGTCGACGTCAAGACGGTGGGCCGCTGGGTCAGGGGTGAATCACTGCCCCAGGCGGTCAACGCGCGCGCCACCGCCGACGCACTGGGCTGTGATCCGCAGACGCTGTGGCCAGACATCTTTCCCACCCTGCGCCCACCTGGTACCGGCACGGTCGCGGTCAGTGTGTACCGAAGCCGCGCGGACGTCCCTGTCGCCGTGTGGACCCAACTGTTCGGCGGCGCCGCCGAGCAGATCGACATCCTGGTCTACGGGGGCACCTTCCTCTTCGACGGCATTCCCAGGTTCTGCTCAACGCTCGCAGTCGCGGCCGAACGCGGAGTCGCCATTCGCTTCATCGTGGGTGATCCCGATTGCGCTGCGGTAAGCCAACGCGGGGAAGAGGAGACGATTGGCTCAGTTCTAGCAGCTCGCTGCCAGATCACACTCGCACGATTGGCTTCACTCGCCGACGCCCCAGGCTTGGAGGTGCGCACACACGCCACACCGCTGTACACGTCGATGTTCCGCGCGGACAACACCCTGATTGCCAACCCGCACCTATACGGTGCTCCCGCCAGCGACAATCCCGTCCTCTTTATTCGACGTGACGACGCGCCCGAGCTGTGGCGCGATCACCAACTCTCTTTCGAACGGGTGTGGAACACCGCCCAACCATTACCCACGCACGCCTGA
- a CDS encoding PaaI family thioesterase: MGDTAHPGPYLLPPHTSTCTGCGPANSHGLQLVVYRDGDEVYSDVTFDERHIGAPGLAHGGAVATACDDVLGFTLWVAGTPAVTRSLTVEYLRPVPLHEPHRITAQITGRQGRALHVSGTGVSHDGITRFTASAVFVTVGVDHFAAHGDVSGFEDLFDRLAGALHQPIGDHSV; encoded by the coding sequence ATGGGTGACACAGCACATCCGGGGCCATATCTACTGCCTCCGCATACCTCGACGTGTACCGGGTGCGGGCCCGCGAATTCGCATGGATTGCAGCTGGTTGTCTATCGCGACGGTGACGAGGTCTACAGCGATGTGACGTTCGATGAGCGCCATATCGGCGCCCCAGGACTGGCGCACGGCGGCGCAGTAGCGACAGCCTGTGACGACGTACTGGGCTTCACGTTGTGGGTGGCCGGCACGCCCGCGGTGACACGCAGTCTGACAGTGGAGTATCTGCGACCTGTCCCGTTGCACGAACCGCACAGGATTACTGCCCAGATCACCGGCCGCCAAGGACGTGCTCTTCACGTCAGCGGAACGGGAGTCAGTCACGATGGCATCACCCGGTTCACCGCCAGCGCAGTCTTCGTGACGGTGGGTGTCGATCATTTCGCTGCGCACGGCGACGTGAGCGGATTCGAGGACCTGTTTGATCGGCTAGCCGGCGCGCTTCACCAACCAATTGGTGATCACAGCGTCTGA
- a CDS encoding HD domain-containing protein, whose protein sequence is MTDAARARAIAEERLADLPHRWAHVCGVAATAERLVVGLGAMDADAVVAAAWLHDVGYAPSVRSTGFHPVDGAVFVRDEGFPAVVVSLVAYHTGAVFEARERGLLDALAEFTAPPSLLLDVLTCADLTTGPQGSPVRAEDRVTEILSRYPDGDPVHRAIERAAPSLLAAAARVSASAG, encoded by the coding sequence GTGACGGACGCGGCACGTGCACGGGCGATCGCCGAGGAGCGACTGGCCGATCTGCCGCATCGGTGGGCCCATGTCTGCGGAGTCGCGGCGACGGCGGAGCGATTGGTCGTCGGCTTGGGCGCCATGGATGCCGACGCGGTGGTGGCTGCCGCGTGGCTTCACGATGTTGGCTATGCGCCGTCAGTTCGATCGACTGGTTTCCACCCCGTCGACGGCGCAGTGTTCGTCCGCGACGAGGGCTTTCCCGCAGTGGTGGTCTCGCTGGTGGCCTATCACACGGGCGCGGTGTTCGAGGCGCGGGAGCGCGGCCTCTTAGACGCGCTGGCCGAGTTCACGGCACCTCCGTCGTTGTTACTAGACGTGCTGACGTGCGCGGACTTGACCACTGGCCCGCAGGGCTCGCCTGTGCGAGCTGAAGATCGAGTCACGGAGATCCTGTCGCGTTACCCCGATGGGGATCCTGTGCATCGTGCGATCGAGCGGGCGGCGCCGAGCCTGTTGGCGGCGGCAGCACGAGTTAGTGCCTCCGCCGGCTAG